In Leishmania donovani BPK282A1 complete genome, chromosome 20, one genomic interval encodes:
- a CDS encoding anti-silencing protein asf 1-like protein — MADPVLQLLEIELLGANPDAYTNQFQWRMRLEAAASLPQTLSVSFVWVGSASSSQHDQVLDDFEVGPLEKGITEFTLECDAPQMELVPVEDVVGVTILLISFQYRGQEFLRVGYYTQVAYFDAQLNRNPPPLPERALLGRFVAMPQPAVTVTPIDWGQ, encoded by the coding sequence ATGGCCGATCCCGTGCTGCAGTTGCTAGAGATTGAGCTGTTGGGGGCAAATCCAGATGCATACACGAACCAGTTCCAGTGGAGAATGCGtctggaggcggcggcgagttTGCCTCAAACCCTGTCCGTTTCCTTCGTGTGGGTCGGAAGCGCTTCGTCGTCGCAGCACGATCAGGTGCTCGATGACTTCGAGGTCGGACCGCTGGAGAAGGGCATCACTGAGTTCACTTTAGAATGTGATGCCCCGCAGATGGAGCTGGTACCAGTGGAGGATGTGGTGGGCGTGACGATTTTGCTCATCTCGTTTCAGTACCGGGGCCAGGAGTTCCTGCGCGTGGGCTACTACACTCAAGTGGCATACTTTGACGCGCAGCTTAACCGGAAtcccccaccgctgccggagcgAGCATTGCTGGGTAGATTTGTTGCCATGCCGCAGCCAGCTGTCACAGTCACTCCCATTGACTGGGGTCAATAG
- a CDS encoding phosphate-repressible phosphate permease, giving the protein MVQPFLWIAVVGAFVSFLTGAGVGMNDLSNAFGTTYGAKVLTLSQIVLLASVCEFVGAVSLGGAVTATISGGIAKPADFEDHPYMFMYGMLCACGAAFCWLAIATWLTLPVSSTHSICGGVIGFALVYGGADSVSWADNQDEFPFVNGVAPIVASWFISPLLTGVVAAAIFGSVRWFVLRHANSVQRAILTLPIVVTITFFLEAFFVLFKGAQSRLHWDMYHAAWVAMWIAAGAGVLSCGFVPLLKRRVKKMEQRATVLAHRHGHALGGADDEMAHRGCFDELPVDPHSTEWREAGEPARAAPAPSALPLSPPSSTYASAQSRRADGSCDKVEGSPGTVVREDDGAENSAVISLGELQAVTASGMEVQLYNTHAEMVYRYLQVLTAICASFAHGASDVSNAVGPLAAINSVYQTGAVQTTTSIPTWILCLGGAGLVFGLATFGARLMRLLGEQITVITPSRGFSAELSAALVVSFASGYGIPVSSTHCITGAVVGISMLDVGLLNVRWWMVLKMYGGWACTLVLTAVVSAVFFAQGINAPSR; this is encoded by the coding sequence ATGGTGCAGCCGTTTCTCTGGATTGCAGTCGTCGGCGCCTTTGTGTCGTTCCTGACCGGCGCCGGGGTAGGCATGAATGACCTTAGCAACGCCTTTGGAACGACCTACGGGGCGAAGGTGCTCACACTTTCTCAAATCGTCCTTCTTGCATCTGTTTGCGAATTCGTAGGTGCAGTCAGCCTGGGCGGTGCAGTGACGGCGACTATATCAGGAGGTATCGCCAAGCCCGCCGACTTCGAAGATCACCCTTACATGTTCATGTACGGTATGCTGTGCGCCTGCGGTGCCGCCTTCTGCTGGCTCGCCATCGCGACATGGCTGACGCTTCCGGTATCCTCCACGCACAGCATCTGCGGAGGCGTCATAGGCTTTGCTCTGGTGTACGGCGGTGCTGACTCGGTGAGCTGGGCTGACAACCAGGACGAGTTCCCGTTTGTGAACGGAGTAGCGCCGATCGTCGCCTCATGGTTCATTTCGCCGCTCCTCACCGGTGTCGTGGCAGCCGCCATCTTCGGCTCTGTTCGGTGGTTTGTGCTTCGACATGCAAACTCGGTGCAGCGAGCCATCCTGACGCTTCCGATTGTTGTCACCATCACGTTTTTCCTGGAGGCCTTCTTTGTCCTCTTCAAGGGTGCCCAGAGTCGCCTGCACTGGGATATGTACCACGCAGCGTGGGTGGCCATGTGGattgccgctggcgctggtgtGCTTTCATGTGGCTTTGTCCCGCTGTTGAAGCGGCGTGTAAAGAAGATGGAGCAGCGGGCGACGGTGCTCGCACACCGGCATGGCCACGCGCTAggcggtgccgacgacgaGATGGCGCATCGTGGCTGTTTTGATGAGCTGCCAGTCGATCCCCACTCCACAGAATGGCGCGAGGCTGGCGAgcctgcgcgcgccgctccagcgccgtcggcacTGCCACTCTCACCACCGTCTTCAACCTACGCCTCGGCAcagagccgccgcgccgacggcagctgcgacaaGGTGGAGGGATCCCCTGGCACGGTGGTGCGCGAAGACGACGGTGCAGAGAACAGTGCCGTTATTTCGCTAGGAGAGCTACAGGCCGTGACTGCGAGTGGAATGGAGGTGCAGCTGTacaacacgcacgccgaAATGGTGTACCGCTACCTACAGGTTCTCACTGCCATCTGCGCGTCTTTCGCACATGGTGCGAGTGACGTCAGCAACGCCGTCGGTCCGCTCGCCGCCATCAACTCCGTGTACCAGACAGGAGCGGTGCAGACAACAACGTCGATTCCCACATGGATTCTGTGcctgggcggcgctggtctTGTTTTTGGATTGGCCACCTTTGGCGCTCGCCTCATGCGCCTCCTTGGCGAGCAGATCACTGTCATCACACCCAGCCGAGGCTTCTCGGCGGAACTGTCCGCAGCCTTGGTGGTGTCTTTTGCTTCTGGCTATGGAATCCCTGTGTCATCCACGCACTGCATCACGGGAGCTGTTGTCGGAATCAGTATGCTAGACGTTGGGCTTCTGAACGTTCGCTGGTGGATGGTGCTCAAGATGTACGGAGGATGGGCCTGCACTCTTGTCTTGACCGCGGTTGTGTCTGCCGTCTTCTTTGCTCAAGGTATCAATGCCCCTTCTCGATGA